The sequence below is a genomic window from Conyzicola nivalis.
CGGCCGGCTGCTCACCGAAGCCCGGGCCACCCCGCTCGAGCTGCTCTACGGACTGCTCGCGATCATCGTCGCCGCCCTGCCGTTTATGCTGATGGGCATCTGCATCGGCTACGCGCTCTCGACCAAGGCGGCGATCGCGGTCATCCAGATCGCGTTCTTCACCCTCGCCTTCGCCGGCGGACTCTTCCTGCCGCCGGTGCTGTTTCCGGACTGGCTGAACGCGATCTCGCAGTTCCTCCCGTCGCGGCAGGCCCGCGACTTCGTGATCTGGGCGGTGCAGGGCGGCGAGATCGAACCGCTGACCTGGCTGGGGTTGCTCGGCTGGATCGCACTGCTGCTCGCGCTGGCGCTCGTGCTCTTCCGCCGCGATGAGGGGCGGCGGTTCCGCTAGGCGCGACCGCACCGCCGGGCCGCACTGTGACGAACGTGGTCGGCTCGTTACCCCGTGTGACCTCCCCGCTCGCCCCGCTGGCCGGGCGTGCCTAGCGTCGAATCGTGACGATAAACGGGCAGCAGCTTCCGCCGCGCGAGGGCCACCTCGTTCTCGGCGCGACGGTGCGCACCCTCGGCGCCTGGCCGTCGGGCTGGCGGGTGCCGGGCGCGCACGGCAACCCGGCCGACGACCCCACGATCCTGCGCCGCACCGCGCTGACCGCCGAGGCGGCCGGGCTCGACTTCCTGTTCTTCGGCGACTGGCTCGCGACCGCCGCCGAGTTCGAGCACACCGACCCGTACCTGCTCGCCCGCATCGAACCGTTCGCGGCGGTGAGCTACCTCGCCGCCGTCACCGAGCGCATCGGGCTGGTCGCCACGGTCAGCTCCGCGCATGCCGAGCCGTACACGACGGCCCGCTCGTCGGCCTCGATCGACGTGCTCAGCGGCGGCCGCGTGGCGCTGTGCGTCGCGACCGGCGCCGAGGCCCGTTCGGCCAGCAACTTCGGCTGGGACACCGTGCACAGCGACGCCGACCGGTTCGCCGCGGCGGGCGAGTTCATCGACATCCTGCGCGGACTCTGGGACAGCTGGGAGGACGGCGCCTTTATTGCGGATGCCGCGAGCGGGCGTCTCATCGACGGGTCGAAGCTGCACCCGCTCAACTACGTCGGCGCCTACCGCGCCTCGGCAGGACCGCTCAACACCGTTCGCCCGCCGCAGGGACACCCGCCGATCGCCGTGGTCGGCGGCTCGGTGAACGCCCGCCGCCTCGCCGCCCGCGACGCCGACCTGCTCTTCGCCAGCCCGCGCACCTTCGACGAGGCCGTCGAGCAATACGTCTCGTCGCGCCAGCAGGTCGCCCGCGAGGGCCGCAGCGTCCGGGACTTCCGCATCGTGACCCCCATCCTGCCGATCGTGGCGGAGACCCGCGAGGCGGCGTGGGCGATCTACGACGAGCTGGTCGCGCTCGTGCCCCTGCCCGACGAGCCTCTCTCCGACGTGCGGCTGCAGCTGCCGAGCAACCGCACCTTCCGCACGCTCGCGAGCGTGCTCGGCGTGCCGCTGACCAGCGTCGCGCTCGACGACTCGGTGCCGACCCGCGTCGCCGCCCGGTTCAGCTCGCTCGGTGCCCAACTGGTGGAGGCCGTCCGCGCCCGCTCGGGTCGCGTCGTCGGCGGAGAGCGGCCGGTCACCTACCGGCACCTGCTCGTCGCGCATGCCGTCACCGCCCCGGTGCTGGTCGGCTCGGCCGCCGACGTCGCCGACCACTTCGAAACGTGGTTCCGGGCGCGGGCGGTGGACGGGTTCACGGTGCTCTCCGCCGTCACGTCGGCCGTGTCATCCGAAACCGCTATCGATTCGTTCGAGGCCTTCGCTACCCTCGTCGTACCGGAGCTGCAGCGTCGCGGCCTCTTCCGCACCGCCTACGAGGGTTCGACCCTGCGCGACCACCTCGCCCTCCCGGCGGTGCCCAACAGCCATCTCCGCGTCCAACT
It includes:
- a CDS encoding NtaA/DmoA family FMN-dependent monooxygenase (This protein belongs to a clade of FMN-dependent monooxygenases, within a broader family of flavin-dependent oxidoreductases, the luciferase-like monooxygenase (LMM) family, some of whose members use coenzyme F420 rather than FMN.) — encoded protein: MTINGQQLPPREGHLVLGATVRTLGAWPSGWRVPGAHGNPADDPTILRRTALTAEAAGLDFLFFGDWLATAAEFEHTDPYLLARIEPFAAVSYLAAVTERIGLVATVSSAHAEPYTTARSSASIDVLSGGRVALCVATGAEARSASNFGWDTVHSDADRFAAAGEFIDILRGLWDSWEDGAFIADAASGRLIDGSKLHPLNYVGAYRASAGPLNTVRPPQGHPPIAVVGGSVNARRLAARDADLLFASPRTFDEAVEQYVSSRQQVAREGRSVRDFRIVTPILPIVAETREAAWAIYDELVALVPLPDEPLSDVRLQLPSNRTFRTLASVLGVPLTSVALDDSVPTRVAARFSSLGAQLVEAVRARSGRVVGGERPVTYRHLLVAHAVTAPVLVGSAADVADHFETWFRARAVDGFTVLSAVTSAVSSETAIDSFEAFATLVVPELQRRGLFRTAYEGSTLRDHLALPAVPNSHLRVQLQTL
- a CDS encoding ABC transporter permease, whose product is MSVASLTLLHAKYSLLETMRVPVSVIGTIVFPALALLFFVVPQSAVAQNEQYATEAVISMGVFAVMVGSLFSFGLGISENREKPWDPYLRTLPAPGIARVLAHIFSTGLMTIVALVPLVIIGRLLTEARATPLELLYGLLAIIVAALPFMLMGICIGYALSTKAAIAVIQIAFFTLAFAGGLFLPPVLFPDWLNAISQFLPSRQARDFVIWAVQGGEIEPLTWLGLLGWIALLLALALVLFRRDEGRRFR